Below is a genomic region from Phycobacter azelaicus.
CCCCGCCATCCGGCCAACTTTGACCACCGGAACCTTGGCGCCATAGGTCAGTACCATCGCCATCTGGAGCATCACCTTGAAGGTATCACGGATCGCATCCGCGCTGAACTGATCAAAGCTTTCGGCGCAATCTCCGCCTTGCAGCAGGAAGGCCTCGCCACGTCCGGCGGCGGCCAGATGCTGTTTCAGGCGGCGAGCCTCTCCGGCAAAGACCAGGGGCGGATATTTGGAAAGCTGCGCCTCGACGGCCGAAAGAGCCGCCGCGTCGGTATAGTCGGGCATCTGAACCCGCGGTTTCTGGCGCCAGGTCGATTTTTGCCACTCACTCATCGCTTGTCTCCGCTCAAGAGGTCTTTTGGTAGTACGGAGGTAACCTATACAAAACCAGGCTTGCGCTGACCAGTTCAGAATTTGAATGACTTGACCCAGATGCCATCCTGTGAGCACGGTCTCAAACAGCCAGAACGAGCCCGACTCTCTGCGCATGTTTCCATTCTCGTCAGGGAGCCTGCCGCCATGCAAATCCGACGCAAGCGTGTTGAACTCGAACAATCCCCCGGCCCGACCAAACGGTTTGTTTTTGTTTTGCTCGAGAAATTTTCAATGCTCTCCTTTGCTTCGGCGGTGGAGTGTTTGCGGATCGCAAACCGGATGAGTGGGCGCTCCTTGTACTCCTGGGTCGTGCATGGCGAAGGCGGTGAGACGGTAACCTGTTCTGCGGGCACGACGTTTCAACTTGATGGAGATCTGATGGATCTGCAAAGAGACGATACGATTCTGCTGTGCGGGGGGCTGGACGTGCAGGACGTGACCTCGAAGAAGCTGCTGGCGTGGCTGCGCCGCGAAGCACGCAAGGGCGCGATGGTGGGAGGGCTGTGTACCGGCTCCTATGCTCTGGCAAAGGCAGGGCTTCTGGATGGAAAACGGGCCACGATTCACTGGGAGAATGCGGACAGTTTTGCCGAAGAGTTCGAGGAAGTTGAGCTGACAAAATCGGTCTTTGTGGTCGATGGCAACCGGCTTTCGACTGCCGGGGGTACCTCTTCTATCGACATGATTCTGAAACTTATCGCCAATGATCATGGCGAGGAGCTGGCCAATGCGGTAGCAGATCAGTTGATCTACTCGTCGATCCGCACGGACCAGGACACGCAGCGCCTTTCGATTCCGACACGAATCGGCGTGCGGCACCCGAAGCTTTCCATGGTGATCCAGATGATGGAAGCCAACATCGAGGAGCCGATCAGCCCGTCGATTCTGGCGCAGGATGTGGGCATGTCCACCCGCCAGCTTGAACGCCTGTTCCGTCGCTATCTCAATCGTAGCCCGAAGCGGTACTACATGGAGTTGCGGCTGCAAAAGGCGCGGAACTTGCTGATGCAAACCGATATGAGCGTGATCAACGTTGCCCTTGCCTGCGGGTTCGCGTCGCCCTCGCATTTTTCCAAATGCTACCGCGCCCATTACGACACCACCCCATACCGCGAACGCGGTAGCAAATCGGTCCGTGTGCCGCCGACCTAAGTCGCGGGCGGCCTTATCTGCCCTTCGAGACGCGGAACAGAGCTCCTTCGGTTTCGGACAGGAACCAGATTGAGCCGTCTGAAGCTTCCTGTAGATCACGAATGCGGCCTGTTACCTCGTTGCTCAAGCGTTCCACTTCACGCACCGGCGCAGCTGACAGCCGGGATATCATGTCGAACTTCAATGAGGCTACAAAGAGGTCTCCGCGCCAGGCGCGCCACATCTTGCCGGAGTAGACAATCATGCCTGAGGGCGCGATTGATGGGTCCCAGTACCATTCGGGCTGCGCCATTCCGGCCTTGGCCGTGCCTTCGCCGATCTTGGCGCCGGAATAGTGGCGCCCATAGGATATGACCGGCCAGCCATAGTTGGTGGCTTTACGGATCAGGTTGATTTCATCCCCACCGCGCGCGCCGTGCTCAGCGACCAGAATCCGGCCGCGCCCGTCCTCAGCCATCCCTTGCGGATTGCGATGCCCGAACGACCAGATCTCTGGCTTCGCTCCGGGCGTGGATGCAAAGGGATTGTCGCTGGGAAGTGTTCCATCCCTGTTGATGCGCAAAACCTTACCTTGATGAGAGGATAGATCCTGAGCGCTGGGCCGGTCGCCGCGGTCCCCGACCGTAATCAGCAGGGTGCCATCTGTGGCCTCAACCACACGGGAGCCGAAATGCCGCCCGCCGGTTCCACCTTCTGCTGCCTCGAACAGGATCTTGACCTCGGTCAGCCTGTCGCCTGACGGGTTCAGCACCCCGCGGGCCAAGGCGGTATTGGCTCCGCGCCCCTGCTTTTTCGAGAACGTCAAAAAGATCTCGCGGCTCTGATCAAAATCGCGCGGGACCATGACATCCATCAGCCCGCCCTGCCCCCGTGCAACGACAGGGGGCGTGCCGACAATCTGGGTGCGCCGCCCGTCCTTCAGATGGTATAACTCGCCCTCTCGTTCCGTAACCAGAACACCGCCATCGGGCAAAAAGGCAAACGCCCAGGGTATATCGAACCCCTCGGCCATCTGGTTGACGATCAGTCTTCCCTGACTGCTCTCAAGCCCGGTTTCCTCAGCGGCCCGCACCTCAAAGGAGAGCACAAGTCCCAAGAAGAGAGCCAAACAGTTTATTCGCATTGCCATCTTCCCCTTTCTAGAAGAACACTGTAAACGCACGCCGCAATCGGGCCAGATCGACAAAAACGCGCCCGGTTTCGGAGGAGGACGACCCAGTCTGCATTGCGCGAAACGATATCCAAATGGACTTCCCTTTTCGCAAGAGCTTGCCTAGGGTCCAATGTGAACTGAAATGTTCCAACACGGGAGTTAAACAATGAAAAAATTGATGATGGCCACTGCGGCCGCAGCATTGACAGCGGGCACTGCATTTGCCGGAGGTCACGCCAAGGAAGTCAAGCTTGGGGTCCTCCTGGGCTTCACCGGTCCGATTGAATCGCTGACCGCTGCCATGGGTTCCGGCGCAGAGATGGCGATGGAAGAAGTGACCGCATCCGGGAAGCTGCTGGACGGCGCTTCGGTAACCTCGATCCGTGCCGACACTGGCTGCATCGACAACGGTCTGGCGGTTGCCAACGGTGAAAAGCTGATCGCAGATGGCGTGAACGGCATCGTGGGTGGCGACTGCTCCGGCGTGACTGGCGCAATCCTGCAGAACGTCGCGATTCCGAATGGCATGGTGATGATCTCTCCCTCGGCCACCTCGCCGGGCCTGACCACCATGGAAGACAACGATCTGTTCTTCCGCACCTCGCCGTCGGACGCCCGTGAAGGCGAAGTCATGGCTGACATCCTGATGGAGCGCGGCGTCAAGTCCATCGCGCTGACCTACACCAACAACGACTACGGCAAGGGTCTGGCTGATGCCATCAAGACCTCTTTCGAAAAGGTCGGCGGTGAAGTGACCATCGTTGCCGCGCATGAAGACGGCAAGGGCGACTACTCTGCCGAGGTGGCCTCGCTGGCCTCCGCGGGCGGCGACATTCTGGTGGTCGCAGGTTATCTTGATCAGGGTGGTCTCGGTATCATCCAGTCAGCCCTCGACAGCGGCGCCTACGACACCTTCGGCCTGCCCGGCGGTATGATCGGTGACAGCCTGCCCAAGAACGTTGGTTCCGACCTCGATGGCTCCTTCGGCCAGATCGCAGGCTCCGACTCCAAGGGTGCTGAAGTCTTTGCAGAGCTCGCCAAGGCCAAAGGTTTCGATGGCACTTCGGCCTATGCGCCTGAATCCTACGACGCGGCAGCCCTGTTCCTGCTGGCCATGCAGGCTGCAGGTTCGATGGACCCGGCCGAATACGGCTCCAAGATCATGGAAGTCGCCAACGCACCCGGTGAGCCGATCAATCCCGGTGAACTTGGCAAGGCGCTGGAAATCCTCGCTGCCGGCGGCGACATTGACTATCAGGGCGCAACCGGCGTCGAGCTGATCGGCCCCGGTGAGAGCGCAGGCTCCTACCGTGAGATCGAAGTCAAGGACGGCGCGAACGCCACTGTGAAGTTCCGCTAATCCTGAACCGGATACCATGAACGAAAGATCAGCCCGGCATTGCCCGGGCTGTTCCAAATTTAAAGACTGCAAAACAAGCAGTTGGGGGATGAAATGACATGATCGTCGTCGAGGACTTGCACAAGCACTTCGGCGGGTTCCATGCGGTTGATGGCGCGTCGCTTGAAATCGCAAAGGGCTCCATAACCGGTTTGATCGGGCCAAATGGCGCGGGAAAAACCACTCTTTTCAACGTGATTGCGGGCGTTCTTGAACCTACCTCCGGGCGGGTCACCATGGATGGTGAGGATATCACCGGCCTGCCGCCCCATGAATTGTTCCACAAGGGATTGCTGCGCACCTTCCAGATCGCGCATGAGTTTTCCTCGATGACCTGCCGCGAGAACCTGATGATGGTTCCGGGCAACCAGTCGGGTGAGAGCCTGTGGAACACCTGGTTCGGCCGCAAACGCATCGCAGATGAGGAACGCGCCCTTCGTGCCAAGGCCGACGAGGTGCTGGAGTTCCTGACCATCAGCCATATCGCGGATCTGAAGGCGGGCGAAGTCTCGGGCGGGCAGAAGAAGCTGCTGGAACTGGGCCGCACCATGATGGTGGATGCCAAGATCGTCTTCCTCGACGAGGTTGGCGCCGGCGTGAACCGCACCCTGCTTTACACCATCGCCGATGCGATCAAGCGCCTGAACGAAGAGCGCGGCTATACCTTTGTCGTCATCGAACACGACATGGAGTTCATTGGCCGCCTCTGCGATCCGGTGATCTGCATGGCCGAGGGCAAGAAACTGGCCGAAGGCACCCTGGACGAGATCAAGGCCAACGAACAGGTGATCGAAGCCTACCTGGGCACCGGCCTGAAAAACAAAGACAAAATAGGGGCAGACGCATGAGCGGCAACCCGTATCAGGACGATCGCGGCAACAAGGACGCCACGATCACCAACCCCCATGGCGCGGGCACAATGCAGCCCGCCCACCGCAAAAGCGGCCCCACCACAAAGGTCGAGGGCGACAGCCCCTTCCTGATCGGCGATTGCATGACCGGCGGCTATGGCAAGGGGCCGGACATCCTGCATGACTGCACCATCGCCGTGAACCCCGGCGAGATTGCCGTGATCGTCGGCCCCAATGGCGCCGGCAAATCCACCGCGATGAAGGCGGTCTTTGGCATGTTGAACGTGCGTTCTGGCTCGGTACGTCTGGATGGTGAGGATATCACCCAGCTCACCCCGCAGGACCGCGTGGTCAAGGGGATGGGGTTTGTACCGCAGACCAGCAACATTTTCACCTCGATGACGGTGGAGGAAAACCTGGAAATGGGCGCCTTCATCCGCACCGATGATTTCTCGGGCACGATGGAGCAGGTCTATCATCTCTTCCCGATCCTGAAGGAAAAGCGCAACCAGCCTGCCGGGGAGCTGTCGGGCGGTCAGCGTCAGCAGGTGGCCGTGGGCCGCGCGCTGATGACCCAGCCCAAGGTCCTGATGCTGGATGAGCCCACAGCGGGCGTCTCTCCCATCGTCATGGACGAGCTGTTCGACCGCATCATCGAGGTCGCCCGCACGGGGCTGCCGATCCTGATGGTGGAACAGAACGCCAAACAAGCCCTTGAGATCGCGGACAAAGGTTATGTCCTGGTCCAGGGCCGCAACGCCTATACGGGCACCGGTCAGGAGCTACTGGCCGACCCCGAAGTGCGCAAATCCTTCCTGGGGGGCTGAGGTATGGAACTCCTGAACGCCCTTGTGGCCTTTACCAACTTCGTTGGCGTGCCCGCCATCGCCTATGGCAGCCAGCTTGCCATCGGCGCGCTGGGGGTGACGCTGGTTTACTCCGTGCTGCGGTTCTCGAACTTTGCCCATGGCGATACCATGGCCTTCGGGACCATGGTGACGATCCTTTTCACCTGGTGGTTCCAGTCCATGGGCATCAGTTTTGGCCCTCTGCCGACCGCCCTTCTGGCCCTGCCGCTTGGCATTGCGGTGACGATGCTTTTGGTGCTGATCACCGACCGCACCGTCTATAGCTTTTATCGTGAGCAAAAGGCGAAGCCGGTGGTGTTCGTCATGGTCTCGCTTGGCGTGATGTTCATGATGAACGGCCTTGTCCGCTTCATCATCGGCCCCGGCGATCAGCGTTTCTCTGACGGTGAACGCTTCATCATCAAGGCGCGCGCCTTCAAGAAGATGACCGGTCTGGATGAAGGGCTGGCGATCAAGACCAGCCAGGGCATCACCGTGGTGACGGCCATTGTCGTGGTGGCGCTTTTGTTCTGGTTCCTGAACAAGACCCGCACCGGCAAGTCCATGCGCGCCTATTCCGATAACGAGGATCTGGCGCTTCTGTCCGGTATCAACCCGGAACGGGTGGTGATGTACACCTGGCTGATCGTCGCGACGCTGGCGACCATTGCCGGGGTTCTTTATGGGCTTGATAAGTCCTTCAAACCCTTTACCTATTTCCAGCTGCTCTTGCCGATCTTTGCCTCGGCCATCGTGGGTGGCCTTGGCAGCCCGATCGGGGCCATCGCGGGCGGGTTCATCATCGCCTTTTCCGAAGTCATGATCACCTACGCCTGGAAAAAGGTGGCGACCTATGTGCTGCCGGAAAGCATGGCACCTGACGGATTGGTCCAGCTTCTGAGCACGGATTACAAATTCGCGGTCTCCTTCGCGATCCTGATCATCGTCCTGTTGTTCAAACCCACGGGCATCTTCAAAGGAAAATCGGTATGAGCGATACAGTGAAACACTCCCTGCTGTTCGCCTTTGTCGGGCTCCTGATCCTGCTGGAGGGTTCAACGACATTCGGCGGCATCTTCTCGGGTTCCTGGAACTCGGCGCTGGTGATCCTCAATATGGGGCTGATCTCGGCCATCATGGCGCTGGGGGTGAACCTGCAATGGGGCTTTGCCGGGCTGTTCAATGTCGGCATCATGGGCTTTACCGCCCTTGGCGGCCTTGCGGTGGTGCTGGTCTCCACCAACCCGACGCCGGGCGCCTTTGCCGCTGGCGGCATGGGCATCCTGATGGCGCTGGTGATGGGCGCGCTGACGGTTGTGGGCGCGGTTGCCATCTACAAGTTCATGAAGCCCGGTCTTGCGCGCACGTTGGTGCTGCTGGCGGTGCTGATCGTGGGGTTCTTCGTCTATCGCGCCATCTTTGACCCCTCGGTTGAGGCGGTCGAGGCGATCAACCCCGCGCTCGAAGGCAACCTTGGCGGCCTTGGCCTGCCGGTTCTGCTGGCCTGGCCCGCAGGCGGTCTGCTGGCCGCAGGTGCGGCCTGGCTGATCGGCAAGACGGCGCTGGGTCTGCGCTCGGACTACCTCGCGATTGCCACCCTCGGGATTGCGGAGATCATCATCTCGATCCTGAAAAACGAGGACTGGCTGTCGCGCGGTGTGAAGAACGTGGTCGGCCTGCCCCGCCCGGTGCCTTACGAGGTGGATCTGCAAAACGATCCCTCCTTCGTGGAGCGCGCGGCGAGTTTCGGCCTTGATCCGGTCGAAGGCTCCACGATCTTTGTGAAGCTGGGTTATTCCATCCTGTTCACCGTGGTGTTGCTGGCGCTCTTGTGGATGGCGCAGATGGCCCTGCGCAGTCCCTGGGGCCGCATGATGCGCGCCATTCGCGACAATGAGGTCGCCGCCGAAGCCATGGGCAAGGACGTGACCCGCCGCCATTTGCAGATCTTCGTTCTGGGCTCGGCGATCTGCGGTCTGGCCGGTGCGATGATGACCACGCTGGACAGCCAGCTTACGCCGGGCACCTATAACCCGTTGCGGTTTACCTTCCTGATCTGGGTGATGGTGATCGTGGGCGGATCCGGCAACAACTTTGGTGCGGTGCTGGGCGGGATGCTGATCTGGTTCTTCTGGATCAAGGTTGAACCCATGGGGATCGAGCTGATCAAGCTGCTGACGACCTTTATGGCCGATGACAACTGGCTGAAAGGCCACCTGATCGAGAACGCATCGCACATGCGGCTCTTCACGATGGGGTTGATCCTGCTTTTGGTGTTGAGGTTCAGCCCAAGGGGCCTGATACCTGAGAAGTAAGCCACAAAAGAAACGCCGCCCCAAGATCCGGGGCGGCGTTTTTCTTTGCAGAGGTGCGGGTGTTTCAGCGTCCTTTGAACAACCCGCCCAGGATCCCGCGCACGATGCGCCTGCCCGTGGTGCCTTTCAGCTCTTTGATGACGGCCTCTTGCAGAGCCGATCCGAATGTGTCCCTGGGTTTGCCATAACTGCGCGCGGAGGAGCGGCTGACCCGTCCACCGGAATAGCGCCGCGCCGCGTTGAATTCGCGGGCCATGGGGCTGGCGGCGGCTTCGGCCTGCTCTTCCGCTGCCTCCGCCTCCTTTGCGGCGTTTTCGGCGCGCTGTGCCAGGATTTCATGGGCAGAGCGTCGATCCAGCGGTTGGTCGTATTTCCCAGCCAAATCCGACGCCGCAAGAATGGCCTTGCGTTCCTCCGCCGTGATCGGCCCCAACTGCGAGGATGGCGGACGGATCAGGGTCCGCTCCACAACGCCGGGCACACCCTTCTTCTGAAGCATCGATGTGACCGCCTCGCCGACGCCAACCTCGCGAATGGCGTCTTCGGTGGAGAACCGAGGGTTTTCGCGATAGGTTTCCGCCGCCAGCTTCAGGTTCTTGCGGTCCCGCGCCGTAAAGGCGCGTAGCGCGTGCTGGATGCGGTTGCCAAGCTGGCCGAGGATATCCTCAGGGATGTCTCCGGGATGTTGGGTGATGAAATAGACGCCGACTCCTTTGGAGCGGATCAGCCGCGCCACCTGTTCCACCTTGTCCACCAACGCCTTTGGGGCGTCATCGAACAGGAGATGCGCCTCATCGAAGAAGAAGACCAGCTTGGGTTTATCAGGATCGCCGACCTCGGGCAGTTCTTCGAACAACTCGCTGAGCAGCCACAGAAGGAAGGTCGCATAAAGCCCCGGTGCGGCCATCAGCTTGTCTGCCGCCAGAATATTGACCATGCCGCGCCCCGATGCATCGCAGCGTATGAGGTCCGAAAGCGCCAGCGAGGGTTCCCCGAACAGTTTCGTTCCGCCCTGATTTTCCAGCACCAGAAGCCGCCTTTGAATGGCCCCGATCGAGGCCGGAGAGATGTTACCATAGCGCAAGGACAACCCGGCGCGGTTTTCACCAATCCAGACCAGCAGGGATTGCAGATCCTTCAGATCCAGCAGCGGCAGCCCCTCTTCATCCGACAAGCGGAAGGCAATATTGAGGATCCCTTCTTGCGCTTCGCTCAGCTCCAGCAGCCGCGACAGCAAAAGCGGCCCCATCTCGGCCACCGTAGTGCGCACCGGATGACCTTGCTTTCCGAAAAGGTCCCAAAAGGTGATGGGCGTGTCGTGGTAGGAATAGTCTGCAAAGCCGATTTTTTCGGCACGGGAGGTGAATGCATCATGAAGCTTGTGGTCTTGTGACCCGGGTTTTGCCAACCCGGACAGATCCCCCTTCACATCCGACAGAAAGACCGGAACCCCCGCATTGGAGAACCCTTCGGCTAGAATCTGAAGCGTCACGGTTTTCCCGGTGCCCGTCGCACCGGCAACCAGTCCGTGACGGTTTGCATATTTCAGAGCGAGCCCCTGCTGAGTACCGTAATCCGCTCCGCCGCCGCCGATGAATATTTTGTCTGCCATTCAAAAAACCTGTCCGTTCTGCCCGATGTTCCGGTTTCGTCCCAAAACAACACTAAATTAACCTTTTATGTGAATACTCAGAAGCGTCCGCCCACGCAAATACGGATGTGGGGGCGGTCATTTCCTCCCTGTCAGACTGGCCGTGCCGTTGTGCACGGCCCTTTTTTTCGTAGGTGCCCATTTTTTATACCGTGAAACGTGCAGAAATTTGCATGTGGAAGTATGTGTCACTTTTTTTTTTCATTCCATGTTGACCGCAGGCCAGCCCTTTCGTAACGTTTCTACCAATAACTAAGTCGGCCAGTCCGACGGGGAGACACAAATATAAAGAAGGGAGCCAAATTGGTTCCCTTTTTTATTTGTTTTCATAATCTTCCAGAGTTGAAGCTTCATGCACATTTCCCTGCCGATCATAGGATAATGACCTGACACCCGACCAGCATCATGTTAAGTCCTTCGATGATTGTCCTGATACGAAAGAGGCACACATGATCAAGTCCCTGACCCCGATCGCTTTGGCGACGCTCCTTGCGACAACCGCGCCCTTGGCTGCACAGGAAAGCGAAGGTTCGGCCGCCGGGGCTGGCGAATCATCTGCGGATCAGATGCTCGACCTTGGCCAGCCGGTGGATGACGGAACGCCGCAAATCGGTGATCGCTACCTCAAGGAAGAACACGGTGACTGGGATTTGGCCTGCATCAAGACCGACACAGACACGGATCCCTGCTCCCTGTTGCAGATCCTAACAGATCCGAATGGCAACCCCATGGCTGAGGTTTCCTTGTTCCGGATCGATCAGCAAGGCGGTCAGGCTGTGGCAGGCGCAACCGTAATCGTTCCCTTGGAAACTCTGCTACCGTCTGCTTTGACGATCTCGATTGATGGCGCGCCGGGAAAACGTTACAACTATTCGTTCTGCAACCAGCTGGGCTGTGTCGCGCAGATTGGCTTCACCCAAGGCGACATTGACGCATTCAAGAAGGGCACAGAGGCTATCGTATCCCTGCGCCCTGCCCCGGCTCCAGATCAGCTGATCGAGATGAAACTGTCCCTAAAGGGCTTCACCGCCGGATATGACGTAGTGGATGTTGTCAGCCAGTAAGGCGCTGGTCTGCGTCTGAGAAGACTATGAAAACGCAAAGGTCACCGAAGC
It encodes:
- a CDS encoding branched-chain amino acid ABC transporter permease, with amino-acid sequence MELLNALVAFTNFVGVPAIAYGSQLAIGALGVTLVYSVLRFSNFAHGDTMAFGTMVTILFTWWFQSMGISFGPLPTALLALPLGIAVTMLLVLITDRTVYSFYREQKAKPVVFVMVSLGVMFMMNGLVRFIIGPGDQRFSDGERFIIKARAFKKMTGLDEGLAIKTSQGITVVTAIVVVALLFWFLNKTRTGKSMRAYSDNEDLALLSGINPERVVMYTWLIVATLATIAGVLYGLDKSFKPFTYFQLLLPIFASAIVGGLGSPIGAIAGGFIIAFSEVMITYAWKKVATYVLPESMAPDGLVQLLSTDYKFAVSFAILIIVLLFKPTGIFKGKSV
- a CDS encoding GlxA family transcriptional regulator, producing MQIRRKRVELEQSPGPTKRFVFVLLEKFSMLSFASAVECLRIANRMSGRSLYSWVVHGEGGETVTCSAGTTFQLDGDLMDLQRDDTILLCGGLDVQDVTSKKLLAWLRREARKGAMVGGLCTGSYALAKAGLLDGKRATIHWENADSFAEEFEEVELTKSVFVVDGNRLSTAGGTSSIDMILKLIANDHGEELANAVADQLIYSSIRTDQDTQRLSIPTRIGVRHPKLSMVIQMMEANIEEPISPSILAQDVGMSTRQLERLFRRYLNRSPKRYYMELRLQKARNLLMQTDMSVINVALACGFASPSHFSKCYRAHYDTTPYRERGSKSVRVPPT
- a CDS encoding ABC transporter ATP-binding protein, translated to MIVVEDLHKHFGGFHAVDGASLEIAKGSITGLIGPNGAGKTTLFNVIAGVLEPTSGRVTMDGEDITGLPPHELFHKGLLRTFQIAHEFSSMTCRENLMMVPGNQSGESLWNTWFGRKRIADEERALRAKADEVLEFLTISHIADLKAGEVSGGQKKLLELGRTMMVDAKIVFLDEVGAGVNRTLLYTIADAIKRLNEERGYTFVVIEHDMEFIGRLCDPVICMAEGKKLAEGTLDEIKANEQVIEAYLGTGLKNKDKIGADA
- a CDS encoding ABC transporter substrate-binding protein; the protein is MKKLMMATAAAALTAGTAFAGGHAKEVKLGVLLGFTGPIESLTAAMGSGAEMAMEEVTASGKLLDGASVTSIRADTGCIDNGLAVANGEKLIADGVNGIVGGDCSGVTGAILQNVAIPNGMVMISPSATSPGLTTMEDNDLFFRTSPSDAREGEVMADILMERGVKSIALTYTNNDYGKGLADAIKTSFEKVGGEVTIVAAHEDGKGDYSAEVASLASAGGDILVVAGYLDQGGLGIIQSALDSGAYDTFGLPGGMIGDSLPKNVGSDLDGSFGQIAGSDSKGAEVFAELAKAKGFDGTSAYAPESYDAAALFLLAMQAAGSMDPAEYGSKIMEVANAPGEPINPGELGKALEILAAGGDIDYQGATGVELIGPGESAGSYREIEVKDGANATVKFR
- a CDS encoding branched-chain amino acid ABC transporter permease; translation: MSDTVKHSLLFAFVGLLILLEGSTTFGGIFSGSWNSALVILNMGLISAIMALGVNLQWGFAGLFNVGIMGFTALGGLAVVLVSTNPTPGAFAAGGMGILMALVMGALTVVGAVAIYKFMKPGLARTLVLLAVLIVGFFVYRAIFDPSVEAVEAINPALEGNLGGLGLPVLLAWPAGGLLAAGAAWLIGKTALGLRSDYLAIATLGIAEIIISILKNEDWLSRGVKNVVGLPRPVPYEVDLQNDPSFVERAASFGLDPVEGSTIFVKLGYSILFTVVLLALLWMAQMALRSPWGRMMRAIRDNEVAAEAMGKDVTRRHLQIFVLGSAICGLAGAMMTTLDSQLTPGTYNPLRFTFLIWVMVIVGGSGNNFGAVLGGMLIWFFWIKVEPMGIELIKLLTTFMADDNWLKGHLIENASHMRLFTMGLILLLVLRFSPRGLIPEK
- a CDS encoding helicase HerA-like domain-containing protein — protein: MADKIFIGGGGADYGTQQGLALKYANRHGLVAGATGTGKTVTLQILAEGFSNAGVPVFLSDVKGDLSGLAKPGSQDHKLHDAFTSRAEKIGFADYSYHDTPITFWDLFGKQGHPVRTTVAEMGPLLLSRLLELSEAQEGILNIAFRLSDEEGLPLLDLKDLQSLLVWIGENRAGLSLRYGNISPASIGAIQRRLLVLENQGGTKLFGEPSLALSDLIRCDASGRGMVNILAADKLMAAPGLYATFLLWLLSELFEELPEVGDPDKPKLVFFFDEAHLLFDDAPKALVDKVEQVARLIRSKGVGVYFITQHPGDIPEDILGQLGNRIQHALRAFTARDRKNLKLAAETYRENPRFSTEDAIREVGVGEAVTSMLQKKGVPGVVERTLIRPPSSQLGPITAEERKAILAASDLAGKYDQPLDRRSAHEILAQRAENAAKEAEAAEEQAEAAASPMAREFNAARRYSGGRVSRSSARSYGKPRDTFGSALQEAVIKELKGTTGRRIVRGILGGLFKGR
- a CDS encoding invasion associated locus B family protein, translating into MIKSLTPIALATLLATTAPLAAQESEGSAAGAGESSADQMLDLGQPVDDGTPQIGDRYLKEEHGDWDLACIKTDTDTDPCSLLQILTDPNGNPMAEVSLFRIDQQGGQAVAGATVIVPLETLLPSALTISIDGAPGKRYNYSFCNQLGCVAQIGFTQGDIDAFKKGTEAIVSLRPAPAPDQLIEMKLSLKGFTAGYDVVDVVSQ
- a CDS encoding PQQ-dependent sugar dehydrogenase gives rise to the protein MAMRINCLALFLGLVLSFEVRAAEETGLESSQGRLIVNQMAEGFDIPWAFAFLPDGGVLVTEREGELYHLKDGRRTQIVGTPPVVARGQGGLMDVMVPRDFDQSREIFLTFSKKQGRGANTALARGVLNPSGDRLTEVKILFEAAEGGTGGRHFGSRVVEATDGTLLITVGDRGDRPSAQDLSSHQGKVLRINRDGTLPSDNPFASTPGAKPEIWSFGHRNPQGMAEDGRGRILVAEHGARGGDEINLIRKATNYGWPVISYGRHYSGAKIGEGTAKAGMAQPEWYWDPSIAPSGMIVYSGKMWRAWRGDLFVASLKFDMISRLSAAPVREVERLSNEVTGRIRDLQEASDGSIWFLSETEGALFRVSKGR
- a CDS encoding ABC transporter ATP-binding protein; this encodes MSGNPYQDDRGNKDATITNPHGAGTMQPAHRKSGPTTKVEGDSPFLIGDCMTGGYGKGPDILHDCTIAVNPGEIAVIVGPNGAGKSTAMKAVFGMLNVRSGSVRLDGEDITQLTPQDRVVKGMGFVPQTSNIFTSMTVEENLEMGAFIRTDDFSGTMEQVYHLFPILKEKRNQPAGELSGGQRQQVAVGRALMTQPKVLMLDEPTAGVSPIVMDELFDRIIEVARTGLPILMVEQNAKQALEIADKGYVLVQGRNAYTGTGQELLADPEVRKSFLGG